The following coding sequences lie in one Halorarum halophilum genomic window:
- a CDS encoding DUF7351 domain-containing protein, with protein MDRDGETELSPESAFALLGERLRLSILFALYEATERGDHNRGSVAYSELQEAVDEPDSGKFNYHLSRLTGQFVEKVDEGYAMRQASKSVVRAVLSGTFTDDPRFGPVTVDETCFLCGEPVAVSYGNEHVFTRCRACEGTLALNYTPPGTLSALVYPPAGLDERSPAEVLELAHARFEREIGMLAADTCPECGGSVDAELVVCLDHDAGETTRCRTCELSVGAVAELGCTTCGYGRVTPPLLAHVRDPEVLDLLNVRGTGTDAWERFGVAMTREYEIVDEEEPAIAYRNAGGNRRLRIGADLTLVVE; from the coding sequence ATGGACCGCGACGGGGAGACCGAACTCTCCCCGGAGTCCGCGTTCGCCCTGCTCGGCGAACGGCTTCGGCTCTCGATACTGTTCGCCCTCTACGAAGCCACCGAACGCGGCGACCACAACCGCGGTTCCGTCGCGTACTCGGAACTCCAGGAGGCCGTCGACGAGCCGGACAGCGGCAAGTTCAACTACCACCTGAGCCGCCTCACCGGGCAGTTCGTCGAGAAGGTCGACGAGGGGTACGCGATGCGCCAGGCGAGCAAGTCGGTCGTGCGCGCCGTGCTCAGCGGGACGTTCACCGACGACCCGCGGTTCGGACCGGTCACCGTCGACGAGACGTGCTTCCTGTGCGGGGAACCAGTCGCCGTCTCGTACGGAAACGAGCACGTGTTCACCCGGTGTCGGGCGTGCGAGGGAACCCTCGCGCTGAACTACACCCCGCCCGGGACGCTCTCCGCGCTCGTCTACCCTCCCGCCGGCCTCGACGAGCGCAGTCCGGCCGAGGTCCTCGAACTGGCTCACGCGAGGTTCGAACGCGAGATCGGAATGCTCGCGGCCGACACCTGCCCGGAGTGCGGTGGGTCGGTCGACGCCGAACTCGTGGTGTGTCTCGATCACGACGCGGGGGAGACGACGCGGTGTCGCACCTGCGAACTCTCGGTCGGGGCCGTCGCCGAGCTCGGCTGTACGACCTGCGGATACGGCCGCGTAACGCCGCCGTTGCTGGCTCACGTCCGCGACCCGGAGGTCCTGGATCTACTGAACGTCCGCGGCACGGGGACCGACGCCTGGGAACGGTTCGGGGTCGCGATGACGCGCGAGTACGAGATCGTCGACGAGGAGGAGCCCGCGATCGCGTACCGGAACGCAGGCGGGAACCGCCGCCTCCGAATCGGCGCGGACCTGACGCTCGTCGTCGAGTGA
- a CDS encoding carbohydrate ABC transporter permease yields MERFFTRLVRSLSLGARGGREEAERTGTEGGEQVATDGGVATGGDGADDGVRSRLEERFGRDFVESAPFWLPPFLLMAFFVYGTIGWNVLISLTDFSGFGSPDYSNLDLDMYVRAANDPNVVQAAVNTFVLLVAFTIVALVFGMLIAILVDRGIRFENTFRTIYLLPMSLSFVVTAQFWLWMYDLDSGIVNAVIGLVGLGPYNWIGNSSLVLGAIIFALVWQFSGYTMVVYLAALRAIPDEHFEAAKVDGASIPRMYWRVIVPQLKNATISATVVLMVFALKAFDFLYALVGGYRPPNGADILATKMVREAYSNTNWAYGAAIAVILFAMALAVVGPYLYHQYTRDNL; encoded by the coding sequence ATGGAGCGATTTTTCACCAGACTGGTCCGGTCGCTCAGCCTCGGCGCTCGAGGAGGACGCGAGGAAGCCGAACGGACGGGGACCGAAGGGGGCGAACAGGTCGCGACCGACGGGGGTGTAGCGACGGGAGGCGACGGCGCCGACGACGGCGTCCGGTCGCGGCTGGAGGAGCGGTTCGGGCGCGACTTCGTCGAGTCCGCCCCGTTCTGGCTGCCGCCGTTCCTCCTGATGGCCTTCTTCGTGTACGGGACCATCGGCTGGAACGTCCTCATCTCGCTGACCGACTTCTCGGGGTTCGGCTCGCCCGACTACTCGAACCTGGACCTGGACATGTACGTCAGGGCGGCGAACGACCCGAACGTGGTCCAGGCCGCCGTCAACACGTTCGTCCTCCTCGTGGCGTTCACGATCGTCGCGCTCGTGTTCGGGATGCTCATCGCCATCCTCGTCGATCGTGGCATCCGGTTCGAGAACACGTTCCGGACGATCTACCTCCTGCCGATGAGCCTGTCGTTCGTCGTCACCGCCCAGTTCTGGCTGTGGATGTACGACCTCGACAGCGGTATCGTCAACGCCGTGATCGGGCTGGTCGGACTCGGCCCGTACAACTGGATCGGTAACTCGAGCCTGGTCCTCGGGGCGATCATCTTCGCGCTGGTCTGGCAGTTCAGCGGCTACACGATGGTCGTCTACCTGGCCGCACTGCGGGCGATCCCGGACGAGCACTTCGAGGCGGCGAAGGTCGACGGCGCGAGCATCCCCCGGATGTACTGGCGGGTCATCGTGCCGCAGCTGAAGAACGCGACCATCAGCGCGACGGTCGTGCTGATGGTGTTCGCGCTGAAGGCGTTCGACTTCCTCTACGCGCTCGTCGGCGGGTACCGCCCGCCGAACGGCGCGGACATCCTCGCGACGAAGATGGTCCGCGAGGCGTACAGCAACACGAACTGGGCGTACGGCGCCGCGATCGCGGTCATCCTGTTCGCGATGGCGCTCGCGGTCGTCGGCCCGTACCTCTATCACCAGTACACGCGGGACAACCTATGA
- the msrA gene encoding peptide-methionine (S)-S-oxide reductase MsrA, translating to MSEHERATLAGGCFWCVEAAFKELDGVSAVTSGYAGGHVEDPSYEEVCSETTGHAEVVQVEYDPDVISYADLLRVFFTIHDPTTLNRQGPDVGESYRSAIFHHDDGQRETAEAFIEELEAEDAYDDPIVTEVEPLEAFYEAEEYHQDYYAKNPNDGYCQFNADPKIRKVREKFGDKVTRSA from the coding sequence ATGAGCGAACACGAACGAGCGACGCTCGCCGGCGGGTGCTTCTGGTGTGTCGAGGCGGCGTTCAAGGAACTCGACGGCGTGTCCGCGGTGACGTCGGGGTACGCCGGCGGCCACGTCGAGGACCCGTCCTACGAGGAGGTCTGCAGCGAGACGACCGGCCACGCCGAGGTCGTCCAGGTGGAGTACGATCCGGACGTCATCTCCTACGCCGATCTCCTCCGCGTGTTCTTCACGATCCACGACCCGACGACCCTGAACCGGCAGGGACCGGACGTCGGCGAGTCGTACCGCTCGGCGATCTTCCACCACGACGACGGCCAGCGGGAGACGGCCGAGGCGTTCATCGAGGAACTCGAGGCCGAGGACGCCTACGACGACCCCATCGTCACGGAGGTCGAACCGCTGGAGGCGTTCTACGAGGCCGAGGAGTACCACCAGGACTACTACGCCAAGAACCCGAACGACGGCTACTGCCAGTTCAACGCCGACCCCAAGATCCGGAAGGTGCGCGAGAAGTTCGGGGACAAGGTCACGCGGAGCGCCTGA
- a CDS encoding DEAD/DEAH box helicase, with amino-acid sequence MDDTVAWLRDRPYYEGQVAAERTLPGREAAFADVDLEPRLADALAAEGIDRLYEHQAEAVEAIRDGRDVVLATRTASGKSLAYTVPAFENAMDHGGRTLYLAPQNALIADQSETLSELARGLGFGSRVSVDQYTGRLSDGEKRDVRSRRPTVLLSNPDMLHYALLPWAYRHWEWFFSSLDLVVVDEVHGYRGVFGSQVALLLRRLNRICERYGADPGFVCCSATIGNPVEHASRVTGQPTDGFILVDEDTSARGPRNWLLWNPPEYTGGVADRQSGRRRSSHTETKRLFCDLVSRGYQTLVFTRARQAAERYATDSAEELRNRGRHDLAGNIEAYQAALTHDRRREIEAGLHSGDVRGVWSTNALELGVDVGGLDAVILDGYPGTRMASFQRAGRAGRGTDPALVVMVGGEDQLDQYLMANPEDFFAGEPERAMVDPENDELRPRHVACAAAENWLSPDDERHFGEGFPDVVTDLEAAGTLERRTTDDGIRWTHSGDESPQHAMSLRTIDEREVDLLDARSNDRIASLSFSDALRDAHPGAIYHHQGQSYEVVDLDLDRDAARLQPTWADYYTRVLTDKDVTVEADRREKALEARPDTPVRFADVTVTERITGFERRDGSTGETLGSEALDLPETSLSTTALYYTVPDDVESEMRTIGGEAGFNGGIHAAEHGMISLMPLSLLCDRADIGGLSTPYHRHTGRSTVFIYDGYPGGVGLTRAAYDFAADLMGRTARLISGCGCADSCPACVQSPHCGNANDPLSKPEAVTLLNALAGSDELIPS; translated from the coding sequence GTGGACGACACCGTCGCGTGGCTCCGCGACCGCCCGTACTACGAGGGGCAGGTCGCGGCCGAGCGGACCCTCCCAGGCCGCGAGGCGGCTTTCGCGGACGTGGATCTCGAGCCGCGGCTGGCCGACGCGCTCGCCGCGGAGGGTATCGACAGGCTGTACGAGCACCAGGCGGAGGCGGTCGAGGCGATCCGTGACGGCCGCGACGTGGTGCTCGCCACCCGGACCGCGAGCGGGAAGTCGCTCGCCTACACGGTCCCCGCGTTCGAGAACGCGATGGACCACGGGGGCCGGACGCTGTACCTCGCCCCGCAGAACGCTCTCATCGCGGACCAGTCCGAGACGCTCTCGGAGCTCGCACGGGGGCTCGGGTTTGGCTCCCGTGTCTCGGTGGACCAGTACACCGGACGGCTCTCGGACGGGGAGAAGCGTGACGTGCGGAGCCGCCGACCGACGGTCCTCCTCTCGAACCCGGACATGCTGCACTACGCGCTGCTCCCGTGGGCCTATCGGCACTGGGAGTGGTTCTTCTCCTCGCTCGACCTGGTCGTCGTCGACGAGGTACACGGCTACCGCGGCGTGTTCGGCTCCCAGGTCGCGCTGTTGTTGCGGCGACTGAACCGCATCTGCGAGCGGTACGGCGCGGACCCGGGGTTCGTCTGCTGCTCGGCCACCATCGGCAACCCGGTCGAGCACGCGAGCCGCGTCACCGGCCAGCCGACCGACGGCTTCATCCTGGTCGACGAGGACACCTCCGCGCGCGGGCCGCGCAACTGGCTGCTGTGGAACCCGCCCGAGTACACTGGCGGGGTGGCGGACCGGCAGTCGGGACGGCGGCGCTCCAGTCACACCGAGACCAAACGGCTGTTCTGCGATCTCGTCTCTCGGGGCTACCAGACGCTCGTCTTCACACGCGCGCGGCAGGCGGCCGAACGCTACGCGACCGACTCCGCCGAGGAACTGCGGAACCGCGGCCGCCACGACCTCGCCGGGAACATCGAGGCGTACCAGGCCGCGCTCACGCACGACCGCCGCCGGGAGATCGAGGCCGGCCTCCACTCGGGGGACGTCCGGGGCGTGTGGTCGACGAACGCGCTCGAACTCGGCGTCGACGTGGGGGGCCTGGACGCCGTCATCCTCGACGGCTACCCGGGTACCAGGATGGCGTCGTTCCAGCGGGCCGGCCGGGCCGGGCGGGGGACGGACCCCGCGCTCGTGGTGATGGTCGGCGGCGAGGACCAGCTCGACCAGTACCTGATGGCGAACCCGGAGGACTTCTTCGCGGGCGAGCCCGAGCGTGCGATGGTCGACCCCGAGAACGACGAACTCCGCCCCCGTCACGTCGCCTGCGCGGCCGCGGAGAACTGGCTCTCGCCCGACGACGAGCGGCACTTCGGCGAGGGGTTCCCGGACGTGGTCACGGATCTCGAGGCCGCGGGGACGCTCGAACGGCGGACCACCGACGACGGGATCCGCTGGACGCACTCTGGCGACGAGAGCCCCCAGCACGCGATGAGCCTGCGGACCATCGACGAGCGCGAGGTCGACCTGCTGGACGCCCGGTCGAACGACCGCATCGCGTCGCTGTCGTTCTCCGACGCGCTCCGCGACGCCCACCCCGGCGCGATCTACCACCACCAGGGCCAGTCGTACGAGGTCGTCGACCTCGACCTCGACCGGGACGCGGCGCGACTCCAGCCGACCTGGGCCGACTACTACACCCGCGTCCTCACGGACAAAGACGTCACCGTCGAGGCGGACCGGCGGGAGAAGGCGCTGGAGGCACGTCCCGACACGCCCGTCCGGTTCGCCGACGTGACCGTCACCGAGCGGATCACCGGGTTCGAGCGGCGCGACGGCTCGACCGGGGAGACGCTCGGCAGCGAGGCGCTGGACCTCCCGGAGACGAGCCTCTCGACGACGGCGCTCTACTACACTGTCCCGGACGACGTGGAGTCGGAGATGCGGACGATCGGCGGCGAGGCGGGGTTCAACGGCGGCATCCACGCGGCCGAACACGGCATGATCTCGCTCATGCCGCTCTCGCTGCTCTGCGACCGGGCGGACATCGGCGGGCTCTCGACGCCGTACCACCGCCACACCGGCCGGTCGACGGTGTTCATCTACGACGGCTACCCCGGCGGTGTGGGCCTGACGAGGGCCGCCTACGACTTCGCAGCCGACCTGATGGGCCGGACCGCCCGGCTCATCTCCGGCTGCGGCTGTGCCGACAGCTGCCCGGCCTGCGTCCAGTCGCCCCACTGCGGCAACGCGAACGACCCGCTCTCGAAACCGGAGGCGGTGACGCTCCTGAACGCGCTCGCCGGTAGCGACGAACTGATTCCGTCATAG
- a CDS encoding ABC transporter ATP-binding protein, with protein MSRLALEHLSKVFTDDDGSDIVAVDDVSVDIGDGEFLVLVGPSGCGKSTTLRMVAGLETVTSGDILLGDESIADKGPQERDIAMVFQSYALYPHMTVRGNMSFGLEESTDMSDAEIRELVEETAEMLGIEPLLDRKPSELSGGQQQRVALGRAIVRDPEVFLMDEPLSNLDAKLRSQMRTELQRLQEDLDVTTMYVTHDQTEAMTMGDRIAVLDDGRLQQAGTPLECYHRPANRFVAGFIGEPSMNFFEMTVEGDTLVGEHFTYPLSEDAASAVRSATEVTLGVRPEDVELVDAATGEHDYETIVDVVEPMGNENAVYLTFEDDDRTFVATVGGMRTVEAGTKTVARFPEDAIHLFDGDTGEALKNRVLEDAEATEPRV; from the coding sequence ATGTCACGACTCGCACTCGAACACCTGAGCAAGGTGTTCACCGACGACGACGGAAGCGACATCGTCGCGGTCGACGACGTCTCGGTCGACATCGGGGACGGGGAGTTCCTCGTCCTCGTCGGCCCGTCCGGCTGCGGCAAATCCACCACCCTGCGGATGGTCGCGGGGCTCGAGACGGTCACCTCCGGGGACATCCTGCTCGGCGACGAGAGCATCGCCGACAAGGGACCCCAGGAGCGGGACATCGCGATGGTGTTCCAGTCGTACGCGCTCTACCCGCACATGACCGTCCGCGGCAACATGTCCTTCGGGCTCGAGGAGTCCACCGACATGTCCGACGCCGAGATCCGCGAACTCGTCGAGGAGACCGCAGAGATGCTCGGCATCGAACCGCTGCTCGACAGGAAGCCATCGGAGCTCTCGGGCGGGCAACAGCAGCGCGTCGCGCTCGGGCGGGCCATCGTCAGGGATCCAGAGGTGTTCCTCATGGACGAGCCGCTGTCGAACCTCGACGCGAAGCTCCGCTCGCAGATGCGAACCGAGCTCCAGCGACTCCAGGAGGACCTGGACGTGACGACGATGTACGTCACCCACGACCAGACGGAGGCGATGACGATGGGCGACCGCATCGCGGTCCTCGACGACGGCAGGCTCCAGCAGGCGGGGACGCCACTGGAGTGCTACCACCGTCCGGCGAACAGGTTCGTCGCCGGGTTCATCGGCGAGCCCTCGATGAACTTCTTCGAGATGACGGTCGAGGGCGACACCCTCGTCGGCGAGCACTTCACTTACCCACTGAGCGAGGACGCCGCCTCCGCGGTCCGGTCGGCCACCGAAGTCACGCTGGGCGTCCGCCCGGAGGACGTCGAACTGGTCGACGCCGCGACTGGCGAACACGATTACGAGACGATCGTGGACGTGGTCGAACCGATGGGCAACGAGAACGCGGTGTACCTCACGTTCGAGGACGACGACCGGACGTTCGTGGCCACGGTCGGCGGGATGCGGACCGTCGAGGCCGGAACCAAGACCGTCGCACGCTTTCCGGAGGACGCCATCCACCTCTTCGACGGCGACACCGGGGAGGCGCTGAAGAACCGGGTCCTCGAGGACGCCGAGGCGACCGAGCCCCGCGTCTGA
- a CDS encoding HalOD1 output domain-containing protein — protein sequence MSNQNVADSRPVPLASTTVYEGETVATTVTFAMGSVRGVDAAELPPIHDAVDTDALDALFQGSARTGQVSFPYCDHLVVVDGNGRVEIHDRPV from the coding sequence GTGAGCAACCAGAACGTCGCCGACTCCCGTCCCGTCCCGCTTGCATCGACGACCGTTTATGAGGGCGAAACGGTGGCCACGACGGTCACGTTCGCGATGGGCTCCGTCCGCGGGGTCGACGCCGCGGAACTCCCCCCCATCCACGACGCCGTCGACACCGACGCGCTCGACGCGCTGTTCCAGGGGAGCGCTCGAACGGGGCAGGTCAGCTTCCCCTACTGCGACCACCTCGTCGTCGTCGACGGGAACGGCCGCGTCGAGATCCACGATCGACCCGTCTGA
- a CDS encoding ABC transporter substrate-binding protein, with product MKDTELTRRTYLKGAAGAGAAGLTGIAGCMGMGGGGNNELEVLHGWTGGDGAAAAEALVTAFEEEYPDMPTNFSPIGGGGNENLDTVVANRLNSGDPPSSFAGWPGKNLAKYDGALGNVTDVWENGMLDAHIPEAAELCKYNGEYRAMPIGSHRLNCLFYNVEVVEAAGVNPDDLDSADALLSALQTVDEQTDAVPMAQAMQSAWTTLQLFGVVLLSTGGYDAYMSFVNGEGGRDAVKTAFETTKEILENYINDDASSTDLTAANQKIINGDAAFIHQGNWAAGAYRGAENFNYDEHWGHKTFPGTEELYTFHIDSFIMPGDNPSPENTKTFLEFAGSETAQVAFNQHKGSIPTRTGVDTSEFGPYLKETIEDFENATELPPTLAHGLAVESQTMTDLENVITNQFTGPYNVQQATDGFMNAVQN from the coding sequence ATGAAGGACACGGAACTCACACGGCGGACGTACCTCAAAGGTGCAGCGGGCGCCGGGGCAGCGGGGCTTACCGGCATCGCTGGCTGCATGGGGATGGGCGGCGGCGGGAACAACGAACTCGAGGTCCTGCACGGGTGGACCGGCGGCGACGGCGCGGCGGCCGCCGAGGCGCTCGTCACCGCCTTCGAGGAGGAGTACCCCGACATGCCGACCAACTTCAGCCCCATCGGGGGCGGCGGCAACGAGAACCTCGACACCGTCGTCGCGAACCGCCTGAACAGCGGTGACCCGCCGAGTTCCTTCGCCGGCTGGCCGGGCAAGAACCTCGCGAAGTACGACGGCGCGCTCGGCAACGTCACGGACGTCTGGGAGAACGGCATGCTCGACGCCCACATCCCGGAGGCGGCCGAACTGTGCAAGTACAACGGCGAGTACCGGGCGATGCCCATCGGCTCGCACCGGCTCAACTGCCTGTTCTACAACGTCGAAGTCGTCGAGGCGGCCGGCGTCAACCCGGACGACCTCGACTCCGCGGACGCGCTCCTGAGCGCCCTCCAGACCGTCGACGAGCAGACGGACGCGGTCCCGATGGCCCAGGCGATGCAGAGCGCGTGGACGACGCTCCAGCTCTTCGGGGTCGTGCTGCTCTCGACGGGCGGATACGACGCGTACATGAGCTTCGTCAACGGCGAGGGCGGCCGCGACGCGGTGAAGACTGCCTTCGAGACGACGAAGGAAATCCTGGAGAACTACATCAACGACGACGCGTCCTCCACGGACCTCACCGCGGCCAACCAGAAGATCATCAACGGCGACGCCGCCTTCATCCACCAGGGCAACTGGGCCGCCGGCGCCTACCGGGGCGCGGAGAACTTCAACTACGACGAGCACTGGGGCCACAAGACGTTCCCCGGCACGGAGGAGCTCTACACGTTCCACATCGACTCGTTCATCATGCCGGGCGACAACCCGTCGCCGGAGAACACCAAGACGTTCCTCGAGTTCGCCGGCTCGGAGACGGCGCAGGTGGCGTTCAACCAGCACAAGGGCTCCATCCCGACGCGTACCGGCGTCGACACCAGCGAGTTCGGTCCGTACCTCAAGGAGACCATCGAGGACTTCGAGAACGCGACCGAACTGCCGCCGACCCTGGCCCACGGCCTCGCGGTCGAGTCCCAGACGATGACGGATCTGGAGAACGTCATCACGAACCAGTTCACCGGACCGTACAACGTCCAGCAGGCCACGGACGGGTTCATGAACGCGGTTCAGAACTGA
- a CDS encoding GNAT family N-acetyltransferase yields MRIERARMDDSDRLADLWVDLAAGQRAHGSSLRAEENRAVARDAVARHIVTGGLLVGRDEDGIQGFVMFAPETGSYEQDVERGVIRNLYVRPADRGNGLGGLLLAAAEEELAAEGADVASLEAMADNEDARQFYERAGYEEHRVELEKPLGAGENDTDSREGE; encoded by the coding sequence GTGAGGATCGAGCGCGCGAGGATGGACGACTCGGACAGGCTCGCCGACCTCTGGGTCGACCTGGCGGCGGGCCAGCGTGCCCACGGCTCCTCCCTGCGCGCCGAGGAGAACCGCGCCGTCGCCCGGGACGCGGTGGCCCGTCACATCGTCACCGGTGGGCTCCTCGTCGGCAGGGACGAGGACGGGATCCAGGGGTTCGTCATGTTCGCACCGGAAACGGGGAGCTACGAGCAGGACGTCGAACGAGGCGTCATCCGGAACCTCTACGTCCGGCCGGCGGACCGCGGAAACGGGCTGGGCGGTCTGCTGCTCGCGGCCGCCGAGGAGGAACTCGCCGCCGAGGGGGCCGACGTGGCGTCCCTGGAGGCGATGGCCGACAACGAGGACGCTCGGCAGTTCTACGAGCGCGCCGGCTACGAGGAACACCGCGTGGAGCTCGAAAAGCCCCTGGGGGCGGGCGAAAACGATACCGATTCAAGGGAGGGCGAGTAA
- a CDS encoding carbohydrate ABC transporter permease, which yields MSTETHTREESFLASLTGYRVALYAALGLLVAFFLAPIEAGFVTSLKTTSAVTGTAPYAPPVWPFTEFPTNGATLGKYQRAFDTLAIGVFNSLLYAIPATILSALIGSFTAYGLTLVDWKYQVPVLVLFVAGIFIPYQAVLVPLSQVFYILSLGQLPLWNLLGISSDYAGIIELIIAHVAYGIPICTILFRSYYKSMSTEMLESARLDGATLRRVYRRIVFPLSTPMFAVVLIYQFTQIWNDLLFALILVSSATSPAAPVTLKLAGLGASLEGVDFGLRMAGAFVAALPTLVVYIAFGEQFAEGVAT from the coding sequence ATGAGTACGGAGACACACACGCGCGAGGAGTCGTTCCTCGCGTCCCTCACCGGCTACCGCGTCGCGCTGTACGCGGCGCTCGGACTGCTCGTGGCGTTCTTCCTCGCCCCCATCGAGGCGGGGTTCGTCACGTCACTCAAGACCACCAGCGCTGTCACGGGGACCGCGCCGTACGCGCCGCCCGTGTGGCCGTTCACCGAGTTCCCCACGAACGGAGCGACCCTCGGAAAGTACCAGCGGGCGTTCGACACCCTGGCGATCGGCGTGTTCAACAGCCTCCTGTACGCGATCCCGGCGACGATCCTGTCGGCGCTCATCGGGAGCTTCACCGCCTACGGGCTGACGCTCGTCGACTGGAAGTACCAGGTGCCGGTGCTCGTGCTGTTCGTCGCCGGCATCTTCATCCCGTACCAGGCGGTACTCGTGCCGCTCTCGCAGGTGTTCTACATCCTCTCGCTCGGTCAGTTGCCGCTTTGGAACCTGCTCGGCATCTCCTCCGACTACGCCGGCATCATCGAGCTCATCATCGCCCACGTGGCGTACGGGATCCCGATCTGTACGATCCTCTTCCGCTCGTACTACAAGTCGATGAGCACCGAGATGCTCGAATCCGCGAGGCTCGACGGGGCGACCCTGCGGCGCGTCTACCGCCGCATCGTGTTCCCCCTGTCGACGCCGATGTTCGCCGTGGTGCTCATCTACCAGTTCACCCAGATCTGGAACGACCTGCTGTTCGCGCTCATCCTGGTCTCCTCGGCCACGAGCCCGGCCGCTCCCGTGACGCTCAAGCTGGCCGGGCTCGGAGCGTCGCTCGAAGGCGTCGACTTCGGGCTTCGGATGGCCGGCGCGTTCGTCGCCGCGCTTCCTACGCTCGTCGTCTACATCGCGTTCGGCGAGCAGTTCGCCGAGGGGGTTGCAACCTGA
- a CDS encoding branched-chain amino acid ABC transporter permease has protein sequence MGISESYAHGRRVIGDRLPVVVTAVLCVLLFLDLLRQLSTGDITVAALVGYLWEGLVVGLSIGLAGVGLSMTYSILNFANFGHGDYVTSGAFAGWAVTWAIAGFGQFDLTTLLFIGQLSTRELGVSIATSPFAILVGIVVAGAFTVVLSLLIDRVVYKPMRDEEGISLLIASIGVALVLRYIIFIVFNQRTRGLTNAQAAPEYAFAVGSGTVDIGAHQLTLVVVAAGLMLGLHLLLQRTKLGKAMRAMADNEDLARITGIPTERVVRFTWIIGGGLAGAGGFLIALERGTMNFQFGWILLLLIFAAVILGGIGSIYGAMFGGVVMGIAQNLSLVWIPNEFSTVAAFAVMIFVLLFKPEGIFSGVTTA, from the coding sequence ATGGGTATTAGCGAATCGTACGCGCACGGACGCCGCGTCATCGGCGACAGACTTCCCGTCGTCGTGACCGCGGTACTCTGTGTGCTCTTGTTCCTGGACCTCCTCCGACAGCTCTCGACCGGCGACATCACCGTCGCTGCCCTGGTCGGGTATCTCTGGGAGGGGCTGGTCGTCGGCCTGTCGATCGGACTCGCCGGCGTCGGACTGTCCATGACGTACAGCATCCTGAACTTCGCGAACTTCGGCCACGGCGACTACGTGACGAGCGGGGCGTTCGCCGGCTGGGCGGTGACGTGGGCGATCGCCGGCTTCGGGCAGTTCGACCTCACGACGTTGCTCTTCATCGGACAGCTCTCGACGCGCGAACTCGGCGTCTCCATCGCGACGTCGCCGTTCGCCATCCTCGTTGGCATCGTCGTCGCCGGCGCGTTCACGGTCGTGCTCTCGCTGCTCATCGACCGTGTCGTCTACAAGCCGATGCGCGACGAGGAGGGCATCTCGCTGCTCATCGCCTCCATCGGCGTCGCGCTCGTGCTCCGGTACATCATCTTCATCGTGTTCAACCAGCGGACCCGCGGGCTCACGAACGCGCAGGCAGCCCCCGAGTACGCGTTCGCGGTCGGCAGCGGTACGGTGGACATCGGCGCCCACCAGCTGACGCTCGTGGTCGTGGCTGCCGGGCTGATGCTCGGGCTCCACCTCCTGCTCCAGCGCACGAAGCTCGGGAAGGCGATGCGCGCGATGGCCGACAACGAGGACCTCGCGCGGATCACCGGCATCCCGACCGAGCGGGTCGTCCGGTTCACGTGGATCATCGGGGGCGGACTCGCGGGCGCGGGCGGGTTCCTCATCGCGCTCGAACGCGGCACCATGAACTTCCAGTTCGGCTGGATCCTGCTGCTGCTCATCTTCGCGGCGGTCATCCTCGGCGGGATCGGCTCCATCTACGGAGCCATGTTCGGCGGGGTCGTCATGGGGATCGCACAGAACCTCTCGCTGGTCTGGATCCCCAACGAGTTCTCCACCGTCGCCGCGTTCGCCGTGATGATCTTCGTCCTGCTGTTCAAGCCGGAGGGGATCTTCTCCGGGGTGACGACGGCGTGA